In Deinococcus aquaedulcis, one DNA window encodes the following:
- a CDS encoding IMPACT family protein, translating into MSRPGELPAPFATLAGPWREDLLVENSEFLAFADRADSPEQALAQLNSLRGRYPDATHHCWAYRIGPLYRFHDDGEPGGTAGAPMLKAIEGQGLDHVMIVVVRFYGGVKLGTGGLARTYSGAAAACLRAAPRITVRPRLTLRVEVPFAHLGRLYHLLDSGGALRGEETYGEGGVTLQVQLLPEEVEPFTAALRDATRGEGHAEPEQ; encoded by the coding sequence GTGAGCCGTCCTGGCGAGCTGCCCGCGCCCTTTGCCACGCTGGCGGGCCCCTGGCGCGAGGACCTGCTGGTGGAGAACAGCGAATTTCTGGCCTTTGCCGACCGCGCCGACTCCCCAGAGCAGGCGCTGGCGCAACTGAACAGCCTGCGCGGGCGCTACCCGGACGCCACACACCACTGCTGGGCCTACCGCATCGGGCCCCTATACCGCTTTCACGATGATGGCGAACCCGGCGGCACGGCCGGCGCCCCCATGCTGAAGGCCATCGAAGGCCAGGGCCTGGACCATGTGATGATCGTGGTGGTGCGCTTTTACGGGGGCGTGAAGCTGGGCACCGGCGGGCTGGCCCGGACCTACAGCGGGGCCGCCGCCGCCTGCCTGCGCGCCGCGCCCCGGATCACGGTCCGCCCGCGCCTGACCTTGCGCGTGGAGGTGCCCTTTGCCCACCTGGGGCGCCTGTACCACCTGCTCGACAGCGGCGGCGCCCTGCGCGGCGAGGAAACGTACGGCGAGGGCGGCGTGACGCTGCAGGTGCAGCTGCTGCCCGAAGAGGTGGAACCCTTCACGGCCGCGCTGCGCGACGCCACACGCGGCGAGGGCCACGCCGAACCTGAACAGTGA
- a CDS encoding VC0807 family protein, whose product MNPALRKTLLDLAITVGLPVLILSPNLLGSGFSVAAALGGGQSGNIRAYLMSALIPVAYVLWDLLMGRNFSPIALFGGLSAVINGALAFWFVDGLWHALKDSVNAYLLGGLVLVSALTRTPLLKVFLQLLALPSKPAHRAALLAALEHPAMGRAFVVGSAVFGGLQLLLGAGNSVYNFLQVTAPFGTEAFNAQVASVNAVVRLPSLLVGAGGFMAAFFVVERQLKATYGPQASLAQPDSLAGAPSPAA is encoded by the coding sequence ATGAACCCGGCGCTGCGCAAAACCCTGCTTGACCTCGCGATCACCGTGGGGCTGCCTGTTCTGATCCTTAGCCCCAATCTGCTGGGCAGCGGCTTCAGCGTGGCCGCCGCGCTGGGGGGCGGCCAGAGTGGGAACATCCGCGCGTATCTGATGTCGGCGCTGATTCCCGTGGCCTATGTGCTGTGGGACCTGCTGATGGGACGCAACTTCTCGCCCATCGCCCTGTTTGGCGGCCTGAGCGCTGTAATAAACGGCGCGCTGGCCTTCTGGTTCGTGGACGGCCTGTGGCACGCGCTGAAGGATTCGGTGAACGCCTACCTGCTGGGCGGCCTGGTGCTGGTCAGCGCCCTAACGCGCACGCCGCTGCTCAAGGTGTTTCTGCAACTGCTGGCCCTGCCCAGCAAGCCTGCGCACCGCGCCGCGCTGCTGGCGGCGCTGGAGCACCCAGCCATGGGGCGCGCGTTCGTGGTGGGGAGCGCCGTCTTCGGGGGCCTGCAACTGCTGCTGGGCGCCGGCAACTCGGTGTACAACTTCCTGCAGGTCACGGCGCCTTTCGGCACCGAGGCCTTTAATGCCCAGGTGGCCAGTGTGAACGCGGTGGTGCGGCTGCCCAGCCTGCTCGTGGGGGCCGGCGGCTTTATGGCCGCCTTCTTTGTGGTGGAGCGCCAGCTCAAGGCCACCTATGGCCCGCAGGCCAGCCTCGCGCAGCCGGACAGCCTGGCAGGCGCCCCCAGCCCCGCCGCCTGA
- a CDS encoding DNA-3-methyladenine glycosylase family protein, with protein MPASSPVLAPLTTHAGATAHLARDPVMAVVIARVGDLPVLVPTPDPFATLVRNVTGQQLSVKAAATIYARLETLLGELTPDTLLAAAPDALRGAGLSWAKVRTVQAIAQAARGGAVDFAHLGTQDDEAVIAALLPLPGIGRWTGEMFLMFGLARPDVFSMGDLALRQGLARLYPEQPAAEVLAGWQPYRTLAARYLWADSALNRGGGAPV; from the coding sequence ATGCCTGCCTCGTCTCCTGTCCTTGCTCCCCTGACCACCCATGCCGGGGCCACAGCCCACCTCGCGCGCGACCCCGTCATGGCGGTCGTGATCGCGCGGGTGGGCGACTTGCCTGTGCTGGTCCCCACCCCAGACCCCTTTGCCACCCTGGTGCGCAACGTGACCGGCCAGCAGCTGAGCGTGAAAGCTGCCGCCACCATCTACGCCCGCCTGGAAACCCTGCTGGGCGAGCTGACCCCGGATACCCTGCTGGCCGCCGCCCCGGACGCGCTGCGGGGTGCGGGGCTGTCTTGGGCCAAGGTGCGCACCGTGCAGGCCATTGCCCAGGCGGCCCGGGGCGGCGCCGTGGACTTTGCGCACCTGGGCACCCAGGACGACGAGGCTGTGATCGCCGCCCTGCTGCCGCTGCCCGGCATTGGCCGCTGGACCGGCGAGATGTTTCTGATGTTCGGCCTGGCGCGCCCGGATGTGTTCAGCATGGGCGACCTCGCGCTGCGCCAGGGGCTGGCCCGGCTGTACCCGGAGCAGCCCGCCGCAGAGGTGCTGGCCGGCTGGCAGCCCTACCGCACCCTGGCCGCGCGCTACCTGTGGGCCGACAGCGCCCTGAACCGGGGCGGCGGAGCGCCGGTCTAG
- a CDS encoding NUDIX domain-containing protein yields MERPLVCVGALVWGPGGRVLLVRTTKWRGLWGVPGGKVEWGESLEAAVRRELAEEVGLPLRDVRYAQTQEAVLSPEFHKPAHMLLVDFFATTEQDTVTPNEEIAEWAWVPLLQAPAYPLNTVTRTLVALAAQEARP; encoded by the coding sequence ATGGAACGTCCGCTGGTGTGCGTGGGGGCGCTGGTCTGGGGCCCAGGGGGCCGGGTGCTGCTGGTGCGCACCACCAAATGGCGGGGGCTGTGGGGCGTGCCGGGCGGCAAGGTGGAGTGGGGCGAGAGCCTGGAGGCGGCCGTGCGCCGCGAACTGGCCGAAGAGGTGGGCCTGCCCCTGCGCGACGTGCGCTATGCCCAGACCCAGGAAGCGGTCCTGAGCCCCGAATTCCACAAGCCCGCCCACATGCTGCTGGTGGACTTTTTCGCCACCACTGAGCAGGACACCGTGACCCCCAACGAGGAAATTGCCGAGTGGGCCTGGGTGCCACTGCTGCAGGCCCCCGCCTACCCGCTGAACACCGTGACCCGCACCCTGGTGGCCCTGGCTGCCCAGGAGGCGCGCCCATGA
- a CDS encoding zf-HC2 domain-containing protein, with the protein MNHPDRAKLLAYAAGRLPEAEAKGMEAHLETCADCAGVVDTHLDEVVALGRALGPAPVPVEWEDRLMRQVPRPEPRKVTWPPALAKRSRVLLALEPLLALREWDARRDEGTRHYDTIALTLRAFDLIVESSGFGAEVNEETVIRELLPLLHQMDLAAGVPPDRGQHAAFATRLLSRLRNDEEARRPFRATYTDFDQGRPVIREVAFHLLEEQFIDDERFALRLSVEATNLFLSALDFEIEDAQAALEGVIQSQIERGRFEEAVQFARDARARSVQLQEKFDRLLRETRRDMRQVDWRTDMPRLLGEGLSHLQGRLRVEQEVIQTARERLEHLSPGSPEAQQVARIAALIDECFLRHTHLHHVLLGAREVFFTEQDRQAFAPRPRTHLPDLFREVLEPLLAAPRDQALAALEGEQGRPDLPSRADAIRAALLPAQAPESLSLSDLTSWLLRPKRTLPATSSEASELVWEAALPDPLHYPPEVQASGEPYLQRGAARLSQVLCWAAQDAQPAPVLEYLGLRALQAFENDRPSLLRAEQTGTQFEAAGFYGHDLDLQWSAADPEATP; encoded by the coding sequence ATGAATCATCCTGACAGGGCCAAGTTGCTGGCCTACGCGGCAGGTCGCTTGCCCGAGGCCGAGGCGAAGGGGATGGAGGCACATCTGGAGACCTGCGCTGATTGCGCGGGGGTGGTGGACACTCACCTGGACGAGGTGGTGGCCCTGGGCCGGGCACTGGGGCCGGCACCCGTTCCCGTGGAGTGGGAAGACCGGCTCATGCGGCAGGTCCCCCGCCCAGAGCCGCGCAAGGTCACCTGGCCGCCGGCCCTGGCCAAACGCTCGCGTGTGCTGCTGGCCCTGGAGCCTCTTCTGGCCCTGCGCGAGTGGGACGCCCGGCGCGATGAGGGCACGCGACATTACGACACCATCGCCCTGACCCTGCGGGCCTTCGACCTGATTGTAGAGTCGAGCGGCTTCGGCGCCGAGGTGAATGAGGAGACCGTCATCCGTGAACTCCTGCCTCTTTTACACCAGATGGACCTGGCCGCAGGGGTGCCGCCCGACCGTGGGCAGCATGCGGCCTTCGCCACTAGGCTGCTGAGCCGTCTGCGCAACGATGAAGAAGCCCGGCGCCCTTTCCGCGCCACCTATACCGACTTTGATCAAGGGCGCCCTGTGATCCGAGAGGTGGCGTTTCACCTCCTGGAAGAGCAGTTTATAGACGACGAGCGCTTTGCCCTGCGGCTGTCCGTAGAGGCCACCAACCTCTTTCTCAGCGCGCTCGATTTCGAAATTGAAGATGCCCAGGCCGCCTTAGAAGGCGTCATTCAGTCGCAGATTGAACGTGGCCGTTTTGAAGAAGCGGTTCAGTTTGCCCGGGACGCACGCGCCCGCTCCGTGCAACTTCAGGAGAAATTTGACCGGCTGCTGCGTGAGACCCGGCGCGATATGCGCCAGGTGGACTGGCGAACAGATATGCCGCGGCTGCTGGGTGAAGGCCTCAGTCACCTGCAGGGGCGGCTACGGGTGGAACAGGAGGTGATTCAAACGGCGCGTGAGCGACTTGAGCACCTGTCGCCGGGGAGTCCTGAAGCGCAGCAGGTGGCGCGCATTGCCGCCTTGATTGACGAATGCTTCCTACGCCATACCCATCTGCACCACGTTCTGCTGGGGGCACGCGAAGTCTTTTTTACAGAGCAAGACCGGCAGGCGTTCGCCCCCCGGCCACGCACGCATCTGCCGGACCTGTTCAGGGAGGTGCTTGAACCCCTGCTCGCCGCGCCCAGAGACCAGGCACTGGCCGCGCTGGAGGGTGAACAGGGGCGCCCCGACCTGCCGTCCAGGGCCGACGCGATTCGGGCCGCGCTGCTGCCAGCGCAGGCGCCCGAGAGTCTCTCCCTCAGCGACCTCACTTCATGGCTTCTCCGGCCTAAACGGACCCTGCCTGCCACCAGCAGTGAAGCCTCCGAACTCGTGTGGGAAGCGGCGCTTCCTGATCCTCTGCACTATCCCCCCGAGGTGCAGGCTAGTGGCGAGCCTTACCTGCAGCGCGGTGCGGCGCGCCTCTCGCAGGTACTGTGCTGGGCGGCGCAAGATGCTCAGCCCGCACCCGTTCTGGAATACCTGGGGCTGCGCGCCCTGCAGGCATTCGAGAATGACCGCCCCAGCCTGCTGCGGGCCGAACAGACGGGCACCCAGTTTGAAGCCGCAGGGTTTTACGGTCACGATCTGGACTTGCAGTGGTCGGCGGCTGACCCGGAGGCCACCCCATGA
- a CDS encoding RNA polymerase sigma factor: MEDLPDETLLELILAGSEQAFRELYRRESGYIHGLLQHLLRSPDDIEQAVYETFLAFRDKAIQLQHLHGQIPKRELYRLALQRAWFRRRLTAPVDTALEVYLPFLQAPPTLERLEQRADVERLLEGLSGWNLELVILRWYSGFTYEEIADLQRIPVGTVKSRVAAVVRRLRQRAHELGWEEDESS; encoded by the coding sequence ATGGAAGACCTGCCAGATGAGACGCTTCTGGAGCTGATTCTTGCCGGAAGCGAGCAGGCCTTTCGCGAACTGTACCGGCGAGAATCGGGGTACATCCATGGGCTTCTGCAACACTTGCTTAGGAGCCCAGACGACATCGAACAGGCGGTCTACGAAACGTTCCTTGCATTTCGTGACAAGGCGATCCAACTGCAGCACCTTCATGGTCAGATCCCAAAACGCGAACTTTACCGGTTGGCGCTGCAGCGGGCCTGGTTCAGGCGCCGTCTCACTGCCCCGGTCGATACGGCCCTTGAGGTCTATCTTCCCTTTCTTCAAGCGCCGCCCACTCTCGAACGTCTTGAACAGAGGGCTGATGTGGAGCGGCTCCTGGAAGGCCTGAGTGGCTGGAACCTGGAACTGGTCATCCTGCGGTGGTACAGCGGCTTCACGTACGAGGAAATCGCCGACCTGCAGCGAATTCCGGTCGGTACGGTCAAAAGTAGAGTTGCGGCAGTGGTCAGACGTCTGCGCCAGCGGGCCCACGAGTTGGGCTGGGAGGAAGATGAATCATCCTGA
- a CDS encoding S8 family peptidase, translating to MNARLASSAFGTLALTLLLAACGSQTTAPQAGEAARTRTLAPLLGTSNPEAISGQYIVVFSEGAASNLSAQSASGLIQSLNLDPQGVSVQHIYGAVLNGFAAKLSAQNLQALRQDPRVKYIEQDGMMHATATQSGATWGLDRIDQRNLPLDGNYVYNSTASGVKAYIIDTGINTAHSNFGGRAVWGTNTTGDGNNSDCQGHGTHVAGTVGSATWGVAKGVQLVAVKVLNCQGSGSNSGVIAGVNWAVSNKGSATAVANMSLGGGASQAVDDAVNSAASKNLIMVVAAGNENQNACNVSPARAASAITVGSTTNTDARSSFSNFGTCVDIFAPGSNITSTWIGSTSATNTISGTSMASPHAAGAAALLIAAGNSTNSAVTSAMINNATTGKVTNAGTGSPNRLLFTGTGGTTPPPTGGTTTYTGSVSQGASSYKPGTSGFSYAGGTLKGNLSGPSGTDFDLYLQRYNGSSWVDVAASEGASSTEAITYTASSGTYRWEVYGYSGSGSYTLVETK from the coding sequence ATGAACGCACGTCTTGCTTCCTCTGCCTTTGGTACCCTCGCCCTGACCCTGCTGCTCGCCGCCTGCGGCAGCCAGACCACCGCCCCCCAGGCCGGCGAGGCCGCCCGCACCCGCACCCTGGCCCCCCTCCTGGGCACCAGCAACCCTGAAGCCATTTCCGGCCAGTACATCGTGGTCTTCAGCGAAGGCGCCGCCAGCAACCTGAGCGCCCAGAGCGCCAGCGGCCTGATCCAGAGCCTGAACCTGGACCCCCAGGGCGTGAGTGTTCAGCACATCTACGGCGCCGTTCTGAACGGCTTTGCCGCCAAGCTGAGCGCCCAGAACCTGCAGGCCCTGCGCCAGGACCCCCGCGTCAAGTACATCGAGCAGGACGGCATGATGCACGCCACCGCCACCCAGAGCGGCGCCACTTGGGGCCTGGACCGCATTGACCAGCGCAACCTGCCCCTGGACGGCAACTACGTCTATAACTCCACCGCCAGTGGCGTGAAGGCGTACATCATCGACACCGGCATCAACACAGCGCACAGCAACTTTGGCGGGCGCGCGGTGTGGGGGACGAACACCACGGGTGACGGCAACAACTCGGACTGCCAGGGGCACGGCACGCACGTGGCCGGCACCGTGGGCAGCGCCACCTGGGGCGTGGCCAAGGGCGTGCAGCTGGTGGCCGTGAAGGTGCTCAACTGCCAGGGCTCGGGCAGCAACTCCGGCGTCATTGCCGGCGTCAACTGGGCCGTCAGCAACAAGGGCAGCGCGACCGCCGTGGCGAACATGAGCCTGGGCGGCGGGGCCAGCCAGGCGGTGGACGACGCCGTGAACAGCGCCGCCAGCAAGAACCTGATCATGGTGGTGGCCGCCGGCAACGAGAACCAGAACGCCTGCAACGTCTCGCCGGCCCGCGCCGCCAGCGCCATCACCGTGGGCAGCACCACGAACACGGACGCCCGCAGCAGCTTCTCGAACTTCGGCACCTGCGTGGACATCTTCGCGCCGGGCAGCAACATCACCTCCACCTGGATCGGCTCCACCAGCGCCACCAACACCATCTCCGGCACCTCCATGGCCTCGCCCCACGCGGCCGGCGCCGCTGCCCTGCTGATCGCGGCGGGCAACAGCACCAACAGCGCCGTGACCAGCGCCATGATCAACAACGCCACCACCGGCAAGGTGACGAACGCCGGCACCGGCAGCCCCAACCGCCTGCTGTTCACGGGCACCGGCGGCACCACCCCGCCCCCCACGGGCGGCACCACCACCTACACGGGGAGCGTGTCGCAGGGCGCCAGCAGCTACAAGCCCGGTACGAGCGGCTTCTCCTACGCGGGCGGCACCCTCAAGGGCAACCTCAGCGGCCCCTCCGGCACCGACTTTGACCTCTACCTGCAGCGCTACAACGGCTCCTCGTGGGTGGATGTCGCCGCCAGTGAGGGTGCCAGCAGCACCGAGGCCATCACCTACACCGCCAGCAGCGGCACCTACCGCTGGGAGGTCTACGGCTACTCCGGCTCTGGCTCCTACACCCTGGTCGAAACGAAGTAA
- a CDS encoding NUDIX domain-containing protein, translating into MPEHPNWATLTEDDTQPWHTLESRVLVAGFRTVYEDRVRLENGVETLYQYRPRGPRAVFVLPVTAAGEAVLIRQYRYPLRATVTEVVAGGVERGEDLHHAATRELQEEVGGVAAEWVALPGFYPQPSISGVIFYPFLALGVTLGDTAHEATETIERVVMPLREAYALLDSGGIQDGASSLTLWHARAPLQARGLL; encoded by the coding sequence ATGCCTGAACACCCCAACTGGGCGACCCTGACCGAGGACGACACCCAGCCGTGGCACACCCTGGAGTCCCGGGTGCTGGTCGCGGGGTTCCGCACCGTCTATGAAGACCGGGTGCGCCTGGAAAATGGCGTGGAAACCCTGTACCAGTACCGCCCGCGTGGCCCGCGCGCCGTGTTCGTGCTGCCGGTCACGGCGGCGGGCGAGGCGGTGCTGATCCGCCAGTACCGCTATCCCCTGCGCGCCACCGTGACCGAGGTGGTTGCGGGCGGGGTGGAACGCGGCGAGGACCTGCACCACGCCGCCACGCGCGAACTGCAGGAGGAAGTGGGCGGCGTGGCCGCCGAGTGGGTGGCGCTGCCGGGCTTTTATCCGCAGCCCAGCATCAGCGGCGTGATCTTTTATCCCTTTCTGGCGCTGGGCGTGACCCTGGGCGACACCGCCCACGAGGCCACCGAAACCATTGAGCGCGTGGTGATGCCGCTGCGCGAGGCCTACGCGCTGCTCGACAGCGGCGGAATTCAGGACGGCGCGAGCAGCCTGACGCTGTGGCACGCCCGCGCGCCGCTGCAGGCCCGGGGGCTGCTCTGA
- the tmpR gene encoding bifunctional dihydropteridine reductase/dihydrofolate reductase TmpR, with product MRPGRGTALVTGAARGIGRALAVALAEEGFDVAVHYHRSVADAHETAALCRARGVQALPLSADVTVPAQARALVREAHRAFSSGSGLAVLVNNVGNYVHRPLLDTTDEQWADMLGSNLTATFATCQEAAPLLRARGWGRIVNLGYAGAAQLVARPGIVPYAIAKAGVLQLSRSLGQVLAGSGVSVNVVSPGVIETSLSQPVAQIPAGRVGTVQEVVDAALYFVRASDYLTGQELEVAGGWNL from the coding sequence ATGAGGCCAGGACGCGGCACGGCGCTGGTGACCGGCGCGGCGCGCGGCATTGGGCGGGCACTGGCCGTGGCCCTGGCCGAAGAAGGCTTTGACGTGGCGGTGCACTACCACCGCAGCGTGGCCGACGCCCACGAGACAGCGGCCCTGTGCCGCGCCCGGGGCGTGCAGGCCCTGCCCCTGAGCGCCGATGTCACGGTGCCCGCCCAGGCCCGCGCGCTGGTCCGCGAAGCGCACCGGGCCTTTTCCAGCGGCAGCGGCTTGGCCGTGCTGGTGAACAACGTGGGCAACTACGTGCACCGCCCGCTGCTGGACACCACCGATGAGCAGTGGGCCGACATGCTGGGCAGCAACCTGACCGCCACCTTTGCCACCTGCCAGGAGGCGGCGCCGCTGCTGCGCGCCCGGGGCTGGGGCCGCATTGTGAACCTGGGGTATGCAGGGGCCGCGCAGCTCGTCGCCCGGCCCGGCATCGTGCCGTATGCCATCGCCAAGGCGGGGGTGCTGCAGCTGTCGCGCTCGCTGGGGCAGGTGCTGGCGGGCAGTGGGGTCAGCGTGAATGTGGTCAGCCCCGGCGTCATTGAAACCAGCCTCAGCCAGCCGGTGGCGCAGATTCCCGCCGGGCGCGTGGGCACCGTGCAGGAGGTGGTGGACGCCGCGCTGTATTTCGTGCGCGCCAGCGATTATCTGACTGGCCAGGAGCTCGAAGTGGCCGGCGGCTGGAACCTGTAG
- a CDS encoding serine protease: MFKPLHALLSAVGLLALSACSPQATPDVTAAALPQESITVTGTEKAFSDELSSQIVYGVVTNVTNRPYQVSVTPSNYMSGWCGGTLISSTWVLTAAHCVDGYSASQMRVRAGINDLTTSTGQLRTAAQIVMHPSYNRSTSANDIALIRVSAFTLGSTVQPAALPNNATESVLDVNGKFATVSGWGKTETGSSSPRALREVSIPITPTGSDCGSRPANTICGKYYQGKDSCNGDSGGPLAARYNNKFYVLGAVSYGPAECRGYGVYTRVNGFINWIYSYTGISAQ; this comes from the coding sequence ATGTTCAAACCCCTGCACGCGCTGCTGTCGGCTGTTGGTCTGCTCGCCCTTTCTGCCTGCTCTCCCCAGGCCACCCCGGACGTGACGGCCGCCGCCCTGCCTCAGGAGAGCATCACGGTGACGGGCACCGAAAAGGCCTTCAGTGACGAACTGAGCAGCCAGATCGTGTACGGCGTGGTGACCAACGTGACCAACCGTCCCTACCAGGTGAGCGTGACCCCCAGCAACTACATGAGCGGCTGGTGCGGCGGCACCCTGATCAGCTCCACCTGGGTGCTGACGGCGGCGCACTGCGTGGATGGTTACAGCGCCTCGCAGATGCGGGTGCGCGCCGGCATCAACGACCTGACCACCAGCACCGGGCAGCTGCGCACCGCCGCGCAGATCGTGATGCACCCCAGCTACAACCGCAGCACCAGCGCCAACGACATTGCCCTGATTCGCGTGTCTGCCTTTACGCTGGGCAGCACCGTGCAGCCCGCCGCCCTGCCCAACAACGCCACCGAAAGCGTGCTGGACGTGAACGGCAAGTTCGCCACCGTGAGCGGCTGGGGCAAGACCGAAACCGGGTCCTCCAGCCCGCGCGCCCTGCGTGAAGTGAGCATTCCCATCACCCCCACGGGCAGCGACTGCGGCAGCCGCCCGGCCAACACCATCTGCGGCAAGTACTACCAGGGCAAGGACTCCTGCAACGGTGACAGCGGTGGCCCGCTGGCCGCGCGCTACAACAACAAGTTCTATGTGCTGGGCGCCGTGTCGTATGGCCCGGCCGAGTGCCGTGGCTACGGGGTCTACACCCGCGTGAACGGCTTTATCAACTGGATTTACAGCTACACCGGCATCAGCGCGCAGTAA